A single genomic interval of Portunus trituberculatus isolate SZX2019 chromosome 41, ASM1759143v1, whole genome shotgun sequence harbors:
- the LOC123516959 gene encoding uncharacterized protein LOC123516959, with the protein MGTLAPPVTLPPQALVAQTLFPQRSLQRVSGHSPSPYGKGTKMVQACILIDNEGAITDLGIKVEKRKKTKAKKKTVAEKKALGEKKQCARHRKSVPIKDDSEEENIDHVPMQLNDSSEYLDEVEDKENWIKLSYHFAEKVPEVKDGLYILTTKMYQSSEFIIRSRLIWHSYLFC; encoded by the coding sequence ATGGGGACCCTGGCACCTCCAGTGACCCTGCCACCCCAAGCCCTAGTAGCTCAAACCTTGTTTCCCCAGAGATCACTCCAGAGAGTGTCAGGCCATTCCCCAAGCCCTTATGGAAAGGGAACTAAGATGGTACAGGCCTGCATTCTGATTGACAATGAGGGGGCCATCACAGATCTGGGGATAaaggtagagaagaggaaaaagacaaaggcAAAAAAGAAGACAGTGGCTGAAAAGAAGGCAttaggagagaagaaacagtGTGCAAGGCACAGAAAGTCTGTCCCTATAAAGGATGATAGCGAAGAGGAAAACATTGATCATGTTCCTATGCAGCTCAATGACTCCTCAGAGTACTTGGATGAGGTAGAGGATAAGGAAAATTGGATAAAATTATCATACCATTTTGCTGAGAAGGTACCAGAGGTGAAGGATGGACTTTATATTCTTACAACCAAAATGTATCAATCATCAGAATTCATTATCAGAAGTAGACTAATCTggcattcatatttattttgttga